Genomic window (Ostrea edulis chromosome 9, xbOstEdul1.1, whole genome shotgun sequence):
CAGTCTCACGAGTTCCATCTGCAAAAcgtgtcatgattttaacagttTTCAATAACAGTGGTGAAAATCATAATTTGGAACATGAAGAAAAATTAGGTTGGAAAATTTTTGCCAAGTTTTATGTCTGCTGATATGCATTGGTAATGGTTAACCAATTTACTCCATTTCAAATTCTCAGGCATCCATTGTTCACTACTTTACCACAAAGAAGGAATTTAATTTTGCCCAATTTTAAATGTGTCTATTGAGGTGAAATGGAGGAAACTAAATAGATGCAAAATTTTCCTGTGTACAATTATATAGACAGATTGTAATGTGGTTTTACATATTAAATTTCAGTAATTCAAAACtcaataaataaagaaataaaatgttttaggtAGGAATGATTGGTTAATTCatatattgtacaatgtaaTCACTAAATATTCAGAAGATTGTACAATATATCCATTGAATATTTAGACTatacaatgtatccattgaatATTTAGACTatacaatgtatccattgaatATTCAGAAGATTGTTCAATGTATCCACTGAATATTTAATTTACACTTTACATCTTAATAACAACACATTTTGATAGATCAAACAATAGCTAGCTTCACATCTCTCTGGGGTCAGTGAAATCCTGAAAAGACAGGTGCCCCTAGTTAGATATTGTGACTAGTTGTGTCCCTTATAACCTTAACCTATCTGTACTTACCTGACTTTTCAGACATGGCCGCTGCCACTTCCTGTCGAATGGCCCGCTGAATGTCCAGTTGAAGGTCAAAGCTGACTTTGAGCATGTTCTTCATTTCTTCTACCTGGGCTTTCAGACTGGTCATCTCTCTACTCAGGTACAGGTTGGACTGGacaattaaatatcaaaattaatattttctcacttctactaGAAGGAAATGCAAGTTAGCATTATAGTTTTCTGTGAAATTAATTGACACATGCATTCACAGAATTTTTTGAACATTCCTAaagttgtgattttttttatatcaatccTTCTATTCCCTGGGTCAACTAAATTCAGAATTCATTAATTCACTTCATTACATAACAACATTCATATTATCATGATATATATGAATTAATCATGTTTATGAAGTAAaacttcaataaaaaaaatgtcccCTCTGATTGTACGTATGTATGTAATATAAAAATCccaatatgaaaacaaaggaTTTCAAATGCTCCCATTCAATTATAGGGATTTATcacaaaaaaatgaatttctgtGTTTACAACCTAATATTACAGCAATTTATCAGAGTATGTGACTTTCTACCTGTAGTAATAAAAGTTGTACTACTTTTTACCCATTGTACTATTACTTGTACTACTTTTTACCTGTGTGTAAGGCACTGCTTGAGCACTGACGCTAGTGACAGAAATATTGTCCCAGTTATCTGCTCCTTGTTGCTGGGGTGGCAGTCCAAGGTGAGAAAAGTCGTTTCGGATGATCGGTTGTGTGGGTTGTAGAGACTGTATGAATTCCTGAACTCTTTGTCCGTCAGTGTCTGTTGTGTTGAGGTGATCCTGCATTAAAAGTTTTCACATGTTAGCAAGGGAAACACTAACAACTCACCCTGTTCTTTCATGCATTTAATTGCTATACAACATGCAATTTAAACTGCCTACCCTTTTTGTGTCTCTGTTGACTATGTTTTCAGAGGGTAGTATTTGACAATGTCACCCAAAACTATATGCAATATTTATGATATTGTGCATTACTATGATGCACTGCACTGATAGAgcgcaatctaattaaaatcagacttcttaaaCCCATGCCTTTTAGACTCTTATGCAGAGTATACGGTGTGGATCTAAGAaatctgattttgattaaacTGTGACAGAGCTTCATGTATTTTGTCTTGGCAACAAATTCTGTAATCTTACCCTCATAGTGAGCTCCAGGGTGGTGCGGAAGTTTCCGCCTAGTGTAGACGTAACAAGTTGCCTGTGAACCAGTTCGCTGATCTCCTGTACCATGTCTTCTCGATGCGCTTCTTCCACAACATGTAGAGGAATGGCACCAAGGTTAACATCGAAACTATAGGGGAAAATGTAATGGCATATGAGTATGTTTCAAAAATCAACAGATATAACACACAGGatatgtttacaaaatataaacctGAACAAATCTTCAATAATCACACATCGCATTATCCAATCAATTTcaacatatctaaaatattgtgATATACCATTTTCATTATCTTCAGCGGTGTCTGAAATTTTTATTCAAGTATGAAACTGGGCATGGATATTGAACTTTTTTAGAGTTTGTAGAATAGTCTTAGGAAAGATGGCATGCATTTAGTTCTATTTACCCATTGACTTGTTGGTGATTAACAGCTGGTTGTGGAGGATTGATATTCTCATTTGCTGAAAAGCAAAACAAATGATGGTTCTTAATCAAATTCAATGAAATTAATCCCAGAAGACTGAGAAGATTTATTTATTGGATtattaacaaaataaatttctATGTTTACATGAAGTTTGACATGTTCATATTCTCGCTGTTTGGTGTGTTCATGTTCTTACTGTTTGTGGATGAAGCGCTTCTGGAACTTATGATGCTGTTGCTTCTGCTACGTTCTACCTCGCTCTGAAGTTGATGGACTTCTCTCACGCTGTGCTGTAGATCTCGTTCCACTGGTGTACCATCTCGAGATAGACTGTTTGGAGGTAGCACAACAGATGGAGTTCCATCTCGAGACATGTTGGGTGTTGCAGCATTTGTGCTGTGAGGTGATGCTTGAGGGGTGTGGCTGTGAGGCGATGTTTGTGGGGTGTGGCTGTGAGACGCAGTGGGTTGAGGTGAAGCTCTTGGACCTCTGGACACAGTTGTCAGTGTGCCACGTATGATGTTCTCTAGTCGCCTTCTGAACGCCGTACCCAAAACATTCGACACTCTCTGCTGCTCCACCAAGCCCTGAATCTCGACCACCACTGTCTCGGGGCGAATTTCGTCCACATTTTCCACGTTGACTGGAACATTCTCCTTTCCGGACTCTAGTTTTGCTTCATGAGCTTGTACATGCTTGGCAAAAAAATTGTCAATGGCATTTATATGCCCGGTACTTGTCACGGGCCTCTCTCCGTACTGAATCTGTCGCAGTTCATACATGCGGTCACTGCAATCACAAATGGGGATAGTGTAAAGTAATGCTACCAGATGACAGAATGTCAAAAAAACTGGGGATTGAAGGCTATAATTGTGACTGAAGACACACCACCTTATTATTTTTACTTCAGAAGtttaattttaatgaaataattcaaaattaaaataggTAAAACACAGCTGTATCAAATTAACTTAAATGTctgattttcaaaacttttattcattgaAGGGTCTTTACTGTTCAAATGTACAGATTAAGAAATTAAGAACTAAAGTTATCAGTGTTGTaagattttaagaaaatatctgaaattaataatttttgTCAATGAATTGATTAATGTATGACAGTTTCCGGTAAATACAAATAACTGACTCAGAGTAGGCCTACCATTTCGTCCTTTCTAAGAACGTTGACAAGTGCTGGTCTTCACATTCGGTCGTCTCTACGGCAGTACATGCTGGTTGGGTTACCTCAGAGCTTGAGGCCGGGTTTTCCTCGGTTTCCATCTTAGAAAATTCCTCCTTGTCGGTGAAATCTGTGATACCGCTTTCTGCCATTCTGAATCACGTCTCAATAAAACGCCTTTATACCCGGTGGTCGTTCCAAATTTAAAATCAGTTTAGTAATATTCTATTCTTGGACATTACCTGGACGAATGAGTCAGTGTTTTGACAACAAACTTTTCGGATTATTTCGGGTTGTTTCCTGATTTTAATTCCCAGCAAGGAAAACGCCCGAGATCTATGACGCAAATCGCCAAAACCCGCAGACGCGTAAAGTTCAAACAGCCTTTAATTGGACACGAGTAAGATGACCAGTTTGGACGATCTATTTAACCAGATTATTCATTCGGAGCTGCATGCACAgcagaagaaaaaatatctccaCGATTGTAAGAACTTTCTTCTATGAAATAAACCGTCAGTGCACGCACAGGGGcatcttatccgctctgttctctatcacacatatataaatatttatatatgtgtgatagagaacagagcggataagtgtatttatatatgtgtgatagagaacagagtGGATAAGATGCCCCTGTGGTGCACGTCTATAACGATTTTGATACCGCCCGACTCGGCTCGGCATAAATAGTTTTAAGTTGATAAAaaatagagagaaaaaaccATATAGGTCTATGCTATAtgttcactctctctctctctctctctctctctctctctctctctctctctcttttcaaGCTTAATTTTACAAGCCGAGATCAGCCCTACATCCTTGACTGTGATTTCCAGACAAGGCCAAATTTATTTTCCATCATATAGTATACCTAGTAGAGGCCTATCTCAACGTTGCATGTATTAGGCTATCACCAGTGAAAGTGCTCGAATGTGCGTTTGATTCAAGTGTGGGAAATTAAGGGATCTTCAGTTCTTCTACTTGGAATAATAAATTGTTTAGATCAATTAAAACCTGTAAcagaaagggagaaaatgcaatggaccagactgaACCCggaccccctgaatctctagtcaggtgctctaccaactgggCTATCTGGCCACTGGTGATTAAACCCGGCTGACTGCTACAAACCTTCTTAAATATTGTCTTCGTCCTCAAAGACGCTCAACCCAGATTTTTTTTGCCCCTGGCAAAACTTTCACATGCAAGTCCAGCTCGGATGGtcaatgacattttaaaaatgtaacaggaaggagaaaatgcaatggaccagactggTATTCGAACCTGAGCTCCCTGAAactctagtcaggtgctttacCAACTGATGAGCTCTTTGACCACCGGCGACCGAACCTGGCTGATCGAGCCCGCTACAATCCAATGATTTCTGCTACAATTGTAACTTCCCTTCCTTTTCTTTTCCCCTTCATTTTCATCCTCTTCTCTCACTCCTCCCTCACCATTATCCTCTTTCCTTAGACTCTCTTAACACCTAGGACCCTCTTCTTTCCTCTCACTCTCTTCTTTCTTCACTCCCCCTCCTTTTCCCTTACTCCTCCTCCTTTCTCTCGCTCCTCCCTCTCCTTTTCCCTCACTCCTCCCTCTCCTTTTCCCTCACTTCTCCCTCTCCTTTCCTCTCTCTCCTTTTCCCTCACTCCTCCCTCTCCTTTCCTCCCTCTCCTTTTCCCTCACTTCTCCCTCTCCTTTTCCCCCACTCCTCCTTTCTCTCACTCCTCCCTCTCCTTTTTCCTCACTTCTCCCATCTGCTTTCCCTCATTCCTCCCTCTCTCACTCCTCCCATCTGCTTTCCCTCACTCCTCCCTCTTCTTTCCCCCCACTCCTCCCTCTCCTTTTCCCTCACTCCTCCCTCTCCTTTCCCTCACACCTCCCTCTCCTTTCTCTCACTCCTCCCTCTCCTTTTCCCTCACTCTTCCCTTTCCTTTTGAACCACTTTCCTCCCTCTCTCACTCCTCCCATCTGCTTTCCCTCATTCCTCCCTCTCTCACTCTTCCCTCTCCTTTTCCCTCACTCCTCCCTCTCCATTCCCTCACTCCTCCCTCTCCTTTCCCTCACTCCTCCCTCTCCTTTTCCCTCACTCCTCCCTCTCCTTTCTCTCACTCCTCCCTCTCCTTTTCCCTCACTCTTCCCTTTCCTTTTGAACCACTTTCCACCCTCTCTACCCCCTGTTTCCTTTCTCTCTCATCTTCCTTTTCCCCTCTCTTCCTCCCTCCTTTTCAATTCTTTTTCATCATACCCCCCTATTTCCTTCCCTCCTTTTACCCTGCTTGTCCCTCCTTCGATCACttatctccccccccccccccccccccacctcttTGCATTCTTGCCCATCCTGTCCTCTTTACCCGTTTATACTATTTGTCGATCCTCAAACACAGGAATGCtaaataaatatctatttttaaatttttgtttttgcagTAAAGTGCAGAATTCAGTCAACATTAGCTAGAAAAGACAGATTACAGAAAAAACATATTGAGTTGAAGAGGGAATTAATTTTAAAGGTAAGTGTAGACTTCACATGATGGAGGAAAGACACATgcgagcttttctgatcaaaatttgtcatttgcgtcgatgtaaacttttcacattttcatcttcttctccagaacaactgggccaatttcaaccaaacttggcacaaagcatctttaagtgaagggttttcaagtttgttcaaatgaagggccatgccccgtcaaaggggagataatcacaaaaatagggtggggttatttaaaaatctcaagaaccactgggccagaggagcttaaatttacatgaaagcttcctgacatagtgcagtttcAAGTTAAAATCTTACCCccttggggtaggatggggccacaatagcggATCAAATTTTTATTATCGAAtgaaacattctttttgaagaagttattgatgtgtaaactccggacattttactcacaaactgaattaaagtgcgaagcacttttatgttaagtttgtgagtaaaatgtctggagtttacacatcaataaattctttaaaaagaatgtttgattcttataattccaattcatttactgtattcacaatttcaaaaatttgaaaagtttccccgcactacgttatttgttttcaagcatgtatgaatacattgcgttttcggatttattgatgtgtaaactcttgttcagctttatttttgtccaatcaaaacaactgtaataaataacattggaattatatacaaatataaagaaacatcttttaaaatctagCTTCTTCTCGGAAAACACTGGGCCAaagaagctgagatttacatgaaagctccctgacataatgcagaatcaagttttcttaaaatcatggcccctgggggtaggatgaagccacaataggggatcaatgttgtacatacaaatatataggccgggagaaaatctttcaaaaatcttcttctgaagaaccattgggccaaagaagtttaaatttacatgaaagcctcctgacatagtgcagattcaagtttgtaaaaatcatggcccccaaggataagttggggtcacaatagggatcaaagttttacatgcgaatatttatggaaaatctttagatatggaccaaggtgactcaggtgagcaatgtggcccatgagcctcttgttctGGAACATTTAGATTTTGTCATTGATCTCCCCTCAGTAagtgtaattttattttgctcATCTAGACTAACTTGTTAATACAAGAGGAGGTGAATTTGAAATgtgaagaaaacaaagaaaaaatccTACAGGAAGAAAAGACTTCGCTGGAGGGGAAAAAACAACGTGTCCAAAAAGACCTGGTCAGTGTGTTTCAAGTCTTCAGATTCACTGCTATAGAGTCCTATTTTTACATGTAGGATGTCAGTATTCACTGGGCGGagtctttatttacatgtaaaaaattaCATCCTGAAagcaaaacacaaaaaaaaagtCTTTTGAGCATACTTCTTGCTGAGTGACCCCTGCACCATCACCTTTAGGCATTAAATGACCTATCTCGATGCTCTTTCtgtaaaatattaaagataCCTTTTCTTATTAATGCAGAGTGTATAATGATACAGTGgttcatatcttttaatgatCCCCCCTCTcctttttcaatgaaacatttttcaaaacctCCGTCTTTCGAAAGGCAATTTTGTTCCTCAGGTGtgtaaaatgtaatttttgcaatGCATTCACTTGCACTTggaaattttgtaaaacagtaTTTAGTGTGCCATTTCCAAGCAATATGGATGCATTTTGAAGACAGAAAATATGATGTATATTTCCTTATAATGTAGCCATACCATTTCTTGTTCAAATGCTACTTAGAATGCTGTTTGAACTTACTGTCACAACAGGTGACAGTTCTTTCTGATATACTAGACCTGATGCAATGAAAACTGggcaattttttaaaacaatttcaataTCTTGCACATATGTGTGTTATAAAGTTGCTTCATGTTTACATTGCAGAAAACACACCGTCTAGTTCTTTACTACCAGTGTGATATAGTTTTAGGGTGTGTGATAATCAACAGAAAACCAAAGAATTATTATTAATTCAAAATTCCCATGTGGAAATCATTTATTTTCCAGCTTTTAGTGTGTCCAGTTTCAGGCATGAATTCTATTTTGGTGTGTAGACAGACCTACAGTTCAGAAAGCTAGAGATGGTAGAGAGATTTTGTGTTGGAGTGAGGGGCTTTACCTGGGACTATGGGCTTCAGAGTGGCGGCCAACAAAGGAGGCAAGAGGAACTGAGAAAGGCCGTGGAAGAAGTCAAACAGACTGAACAGGACCTCAGAAAAGGTGCCCCTTTCTCTTTATCTTTCTTGgcaatttttgtttaaatcagAGTGGATGGGTTCATTTTTATACAGTCACCTTTCGACATGATGTATGttatggtacagtgatgtctgtTTATCCGTTTGACATATCTTGTCTGtttggggttttctgtttctattttcatttctctgtcacatatttGCTGTACGTGAAATTTCTCAATAATACATAAGTTTTTATTACATATCAGGTACAATTCACATGCATCCTATCTTATGTttctacaacaacaaaaacttgATGTGTATTATCATGTCTATTTTATAGTtggcatattttgatagttcctggttgtggcaagaaaaatgtaaaataaactCTTATGTAGACATTACTAAGTTATAGTAGCAAATTCATATTATATAATGCATTGATAGAATAGTCCGTGAAATGATACAGTTCTGTGTTGTTTGAAGCAGATTGTTACATTTTTTAACTGTGACATGTTAGGTTGTGGCGCATTGTAgtatcaataaaattgatttcttCTGTCGAATTTTTAAAATGAGTGAAGCTTGATTGTACAATGGAATTCGTTCAGACGAGACGTGAAGGCATGTAGGTCTGTGCTACCACTCGTCCAAGAGAAGGAAGTATCATGTATCTCCACCGTATAAATAGATTCAATATGTCTCTTTGGTACTTGTAAATTCCGTTAAGTAGTTCTGAAATAATTGGGGGGAAGGGGTTGAATTCACAATCTATAGATTGGGGTCACCACACTGAGTGTTAGACAatagaatttaaatggaaaagaaaTATGTCACTGAtgttaatttttacatgtttataaGGTATGTTGGTCTTTATGAAAGTTTGCTATGCATTAATTATTAAATGAAGTTCATGgaaagtttacaaaatattgtTCGTGGAGAAATAAGAAAAACATATATCTTGTCAAAAAGATATAGAGAATTAATGTACCTGTACTTTAATTTAttgatatgataaaaatttctaATTCATTTATCATTATCATATAGAATGGGAGCTCACATTAACCAAGTGGTTGTAATTTCCATACAAAAGGATATTAGTATGCTGCAGTAACATCATAAGCAATGTAAATTTGTCTTCACACAGAGGTTGACGATATTAATAAGAGGCGCGAGATGTTGGCTGAGATGGACGTACAACGTGGAAAAGAACAACAAACCCTGCACAGTCTGCAGAAAAACAATGAAGGTATAATATGCCCCAATCTATGAACAAATCTTTTAcccatgtacattgtaattgCAACCATGAGGAAAAAAGTACTATGCACATATAAatggatttttgtttttgaaactCCTTGTGTacacaaaattacaatttatcttAATCAAATCACTTGTTTTACAGTGTCATAAAAATTGCAGGTAAAATCATCACCAAGTTTCTCACATGCTAATGAAAGATTCAGTTGAAAATATTTAACTGAAatataaagtttttaaattttttttacccatGCTAGATGAAGGTTGGAAGAATCATGTCTCCCGTCTTTCAGaaggagacatattgtttttgtgctTTCTGTCCTtccgtctgtcacaaaatcttgtgactgcttctcctatatggtttgtcagatagacttgaaactttgtacaatgcttcattgccatttgtagatgtgcacattgtcaggacaggaggatccaattattttcctgaaagttatagtggatctaagaagggtggaggatgtaaaatagcttgtgaacacttctcctatatggcttatctgatagatttgaaactttgtacaatgttttatTGCCATtgttagatgtgcatattttcaggacaggaggatccaattattttcctaaaatttacagtggatccaagaggggtggaggatgttgaAATAGCATGTGAACGCTTCTACTCCAATTATATGGCTTATccaatagacttgaaattttgtacaatagttcaatgccatttgcagatgtgcatattgtagggacagaaggatccaattggtatccttaaagttatagtggatctgaggggtggggggtgtaaaatagtttgtaaccacttctcctatgtggcttattggagttcataatggctatgttcctgctcatgctttctcttccatatcatgcagtacattaaagggaggaggtttcattttgAGCACTTCCAATTTTGGGAGCttgggagacatttgtttttcatgtaacaggaagggagaaaatgctcAACCAACTGAGCTAAATGGCCACCAGCGATCAAACttggctgaccgctacattcctccctctttaaatgtcttcacacctgaagacatcaacccaggatctttatccccttgCAGGCATTTttacctgtcagttccaggggctcgTCTACAGCACcatatgtaacaggaagggaaaaaatgcaacagaccagaccaggattcgaacacgggccccctgaatctctagtcaggtgctctaccaactgagctaactggccaccggtgatcgaacccggctgactgctacatttataaaaacaatctctactTTTATTCCCTGATACCAAGTTTTATTGTATGAAACCCAGTGATCATGCATACCCCCAGGCACTCTATAGACAGGGGTTATCCCCACAGAAATTCACTCCTGACACCACCctcagggatcgaaattaacttttttcactactagcaaattttagcttgtggattattttccaactagcaaaattgagcttttactagcatttttcaatcgattgctgttttacaggaatttaagaaaacaagcatgtatctatatcaaaatatagggaaaatcttttaaaatcttctttaaagtgcaataataaaaataatattgagaattctttcatttaaattttaatgatcgaattatcagacaacatacactTGTGCAGCGAACTTGCTCTCCAGAGATCTACgacctatttacaacatcatgtggtttgaaatcttTAAGACTGTTTGCGTCAATTCAAACTACACTGTATatcttcaaaacttttggaaatttcatctaaaaaattctagttgaaaaaaaACCATGGACTCttaagtgtttgactatagactaCAGAAGGACACTGCGTGAAGCGTGACACTAACActttcatgtgttgtttcatgtaaacacgaacgagatcaacatgcttgctatttaaatcagacgtctctgagacgCCCAAAGTGTGcatgaagtaggccatcttcgacatcactgactgagatgaccttggcttagttatttattcgatcaaCGTTTACTTTtgcaatacttgtatattcattctgtaaagcatttctatgcacaagacaaaattattgtaaacttcaaagtacagccaataaaccaagGAAGTCCGGAAAAAagattggttttttttactCGCAAAAAGCTGCGATCAATTGTGATTTTTCACTCGCTatgtcaatttttaactcgcatttagcaaGTATTTCtccttaatttcgttgcctgacCCTGTAGATGGGTTGAAATCCCTCAGAGAATTAATCCATCCTTACCCTACCCTACCTTGTAGGCAGGTATTTATATTCCCAGAGAGAATTCCTCCTTGCACCATGATGTACGCAgggatttgaattttaaatcccTTCAGAGAATTCCTCCTTACCCCACTTTGTAGACAGGGATTTAAATCCCCACAGAGAATTCCTCCTTACCCCACTCTGTAGACAGGGATTTAAATCCCCACAGAGAATTCCTCCTAACCTCACTTTGTAGACAGGGATTTAATTCCCACAGAGAATTCCTCCTTACCCCACTCGGTAGACAGGGATTTAAATCCCCACAGAGAATTCCTCCTTACCCCACTCTGTAGACAGGGATTTAAATCCCCACAGAGAATTCCTCCTAACCTCACTTTGTAGACAGGGATTTAAT
Coding sequences:
- the LOC125657791 gene encoding golgin subfamily A member 6-like protein 7 — encoded protein: MTSLDDLFNQIIHSELHAQQKKKYLHDLKCRIQSTLARKDRLQKKHIELKRELILKTNLLIQEEVNLKCEENKEKILQEEKTSLEGKKQRVQKDLTDLQFRKLEMVERFCVGVRGFTWDYGLQSGGQQRRQEELRKAVEEVKQTEQDLRKEVDDINKRREMLAEMDVQRGKEQQTLHSLQKNNEELDQELRKVTDATEALISRKSELNTVPHNDPEFLSLSKELEAVNGEHLEEKCVALQQELQRLQQILWQKQLKERKRPVAPPVQVKEKRMRSEELSTNRMTVSNFNSGESTRSQQDDCV
- the LOC125668435 gene encoding uncharacterized protein LOC125668435, producing the protein MAESGITDFTDKEEFSKMETEENPASSSEVTQPACTAVETTECEDQHLSTFLERTKCDRMYELRQIQYGERPVTSTGHINAIDNFFAKHVQAHEAKLESGKENVPVNVENVDEIRPETVVVEIQGLVEQQRVSNVLGTAFRRRLENIIRGTLTTVSRGPRASPQPTASHSHTPQTSPHSHTPQASPHSTNAATPNMSRDGTPSVVLPPNSLSRDGTPVERDLQHSVREVHQLQSEVERSRSNSIISSRSASSTNTNENINPPQPAVNHQQVNGFDVNLGAIPLHVVEEAHREDMVQEISELVHRQLVTSTLGGNFRTTLELTMRDHLNTTDTDGQRVQEFIQSLQPTQPIIRNDFSHLGLPPQQQGADNWDNISVTSVSAQAVPYTQSNLYLSREMTSLKAQVEEMKNMLKVSFDLQLDIQRAIRQEVAAAMSEKSDGTRETATSRRSRPVSDSHCLICLDKFSDSVLYQCGHMCVCYGCGRQLMSRGSNCPVCRAPIKDIIRAYRCNSD